Below is a window of Clavibacter michiganensis subsp. tessellarius DNA.
CGCCGCGCCGGGCCCCGCCCGTCCCGACGACCCGGCGCTCCTCGACACGCACGGCCGCCGCGCGACCGACCTCCGGATCTCGCTCACCGACCGCTGCAACCTGCGCTGCACGTACTGCATGCCGGCGGAGGGACTCCCCTTCACGCCCGACCGGCAGGCGCTCCAGCTCGCCGAGATCGAGCGGCTCGTGCGCATCGGCACGCGCGACCTCGGCGTGCGTCAGGTGCGCTTCACGGGCGGCGAGCCGCTGCTCCGCCGCGACCTCCTCGAGATCATCGCCGCGTGCGCCGCCCTCCCCGACCGGCCCGAGATCTCGCTCACCACCAACGCCATCGGCCTCGCCTCGCGCGCGCAGGCCCTCAAGGACGCGGGGCTCGACCGGATCAACGTCTCGCTCGACTCCGTGCACGCCGAGACCTTCCGCCTGATCACGCGCCGGCCGTTCCTCGACCGCGTGCTCGAGGGCATCGACGCCGCGGCGGCCGTGGGGCTCGCGCCCATCAAGATCAACGCGGTGCTCGTGCGCGGCGTCAACGACGACCAGGCCGCCGACCTCCTGGAGTGGGCGGTCGCCGGCGGCCACCAGCTGCGCTTCATCGAGCAGATGCCGCTCGACGCCGACCATGCATGGGACCGCGACGAGATGATCACGGCGGCCGAGATCCGCGGCCGGCTGTCGGAGCGCTT
It encodes the following:
- the moaA gene encoding GTP 3',8-cyclase MoaA; this translates as MSTSLGMPAMPRPAAAPGPARPDDPALLDTHGRRATDLRISLTDRCNLRCTYCMPAEGLPFTPDRQALQLAEIERLVRIGTRDLGVRQVRFTGGEPLLRRDLLEIIAACAALPDRPEISLTTNAIGLASRAQALKDAGLDRINVSLDSVHAETFRLITRRPFLDRVLEGIDAAAAVGLAPIKINAVLVRGVNDDQAADLLEWAVAGGHQLRFIEQMPLDADHAWDRDEMITAAEIRGRLSERFTLVPDEDPRDGAPAELWRVHSHEGGAGTAMLGRVGVIASVTEPFCADCRRTRLTATGGVRSCLFSHTETDLLAPLRSGASDAEIADLWRGAMWAKPKGHGMDQADFIQPARSMSAIGG